GGCCGGTCACTTGCGCTTGCGGGTAGCGTTCAGCCAGCACTTCTGTCGAGTTGCCGGGACCGCAGCCCAGATCCACCGCCGTCTGTACGTTCTGCGTCGGGATCGCCGCGACCAGATCAACCACGGGGCGCGTGCGTTGTTGCTCGAAAATTGAATACTGCTTGGCTGACCAAGGCATGGCGGCTCCCGTGCGGTGTTGAGAAGTGGAGCAGAGACTAGAACGTGCAGCGCCCCGAAACAATGTTCGGCCTGGATCAGCGGGACAAGAGCGTCTGCAACTCCAGCGCATTGCCCACAGCAAAACCGCTGGCGGTGTTATCGAAAATGCACCAACTGGAGCTATTTTTTTGCCGGGATGCAAGCAGGTCGCTGGCCAGTATTTGCAGCCGGGATTGTTCATACGCGCTCAGGCGCGAGGCGTAACGCTGCAAATGGCCAACGCCTGATGGTCGTGGCTGACTACCACGCTGGTTTAGCTCGGTACGCCCGAGCCATCATCACCCGCAATGTCCGGATCATCCGGCTCCACTTCATTTTCCTCGGCGTTGCGCACGTCATCGTCCGGACGGGCCTCGTCATCGGATTCCATCGGATTGGGGTTCGGCCCCGGGGATTGCGCAGCCTGGGTGTCGACAGGTCGTATGCTCATGTTGCCCTCGCAGAATCAGATCAATTGGGGGGTGACCTGATTTGGAAGCGGCCGCGTGACGGGAGTTCGGTTTATTGGATGACTGGTGTGAAATCCGCAAATACCGGATCCGTAGGACCGGCTTCGCCCGGAGAACGCCCTCCCGACTCAAGCCGGTCCTACAGGCTGTCGTTCGCTTCAACTACGCAACTTGCCCAACCACTCAAGCGAAGTGCGCCACAGGCAAATCCCCAGGAAATAGGCGGACATCGCGGACCAGACGATCATCACGGTCGGGCTTTGCGCCGGGTGGTCGATGACCAGCAAGGCGCTGCACACCAGCCAGATCGTGGTGACGGTGATGTTCAGTGGCATCAGGCGGCGGACGCGGAACGGGTGGAGGAACTTCATCCGCGTCAGGGTCAGCAGGGCCAGGCCGAAAACGGTCAGCAACGTCACCCACGAAGCTGGCGAGATGATGTAGACGCACAGCGCGACCACGTTCCAGGCGGCGGGAAAGCCCTGGAAATAGTTGTCCTTGCTTTTCATTTCCAGATTGCAGAAGCAGAACAGCGAGGACACCAGAATCACCGCAGTGCTGAGCAACATGGTGTGATCCGGCAAATCGATGTAGCGATAAATGAACAGCGCCGGAATAAACACGTAGGTCAGGTAATCAATGACCAGATCGAGCACTGAACCATCAAAGCCCGGCAGCACCGACTGAACATTGAATTTGCGCGCCAGGGAGCCATCGACTCCATCTACCACCAGCGCAAGGCCCAGCCAAAGCAGGCATGCCTTGGGCTGGTCTTCGAACAGCGCGATGGTTGCCATGAAGGCAATGACCACGCCGGTGGCGGTAAAAGCATGTGCACCCCAGGCTTTGAGCCAGGCCGTGCGTTGAGTCGATATCACAGGGGGAAATCTCCAGAAATAATACGGGCCGGGCATCATCATCGCCGATTTGTCACCGGAGCACTCAGCCAGCGTGCATGTATCGACCGACCATCGGCCGATAAGGTTCACCAACCGGTGAACTGCGAGCAATCTCCAGGCCAGGGACTCGCCCGCCGGGAAAACTTCCCCGTCGCGGTTGATATCCATTACCATGCCGCCCGTCGGTTCCCAAACGGGATTAATAGGGAATCCGTGATGGCCTCAGGGTCATCAAACGGAACTGCCCCCGCAACTGTAGACGCTGAGCCGCTCCATCGATGCCACTGGGTAAACCCGGGAAGGCCGGAGCATGGCGATGACGCGTCAGTCAGGAGACCTGCCGACATCAGGGTTGCACGAAAACGCGCCCTGGCAATTGACCCACCGGCGGGGTGTCCGGGGAGGACATCCGTCAGAATCGGTTCATCGCCGTTGCTGCCAGACCCTGCTCGACCGGCCCCGCCGCAGTCAGCAGCGGTGGCTGATGTGTTTCCTGCCCTTACACCGCCGTCCGGACATCCGTTCGAATGGAGATAGCCTTTCATGACGTTGCCTCGCCTTGCCGTACTGTTTGCCAGCCTTGGATGTTCTGCACTGGCCATGGCCGCCGGTCCGACGCACTACCCGCTGACGGTCGAGAACTGCGGCGTGCCGTTGACCTTCAAACAGGCCCCCGGCAAAACAGTCACCATCGGCCAGGCCGGTACTGAAATCCTCTACTCCCTTGGGCTGGCCGACAAAGTGGCCGGCACTTCGCTGTGGTTCAACGAGGTCCTGCCACAGTTCAAGGCGCAGAACGAGCGTATTCCGCGCCTGG
This genomic window from Pseudomonas sp. G.S.17 contains:
- a CDS encoding CDP-alcohol phosphatidyltransferase family protein encodes the protein MISTQRTAWLKAWGAHAFTATGVVIAFMATIALFEDQPKACLLWLGLALVVDGVDGSLARKFNVQSVLPGFDGSVLDLVIDYLTYVFIPALFIYRYIDLPDHTMLLSTAVILVSSLFCFCNLEMKSKDNYFQGFPAAWNVVALCVYIISPASWVTLLTVFGLALLTLTRMKFLHPFRVRRLMPLNITVTTIWLVCSALLVIDHPAQSPTVMIVWSAMSAYFLGICLWRTSLEWLGKLRS